Proteins encoded together in one Kutzneria kofuensis window:
- a CDS encoding 2-dehydropantoate 2-reductase: protein MKVAVLGAGAIGAYVGAALHRAGVDVHLIARGAHLAAMRRDGVRVLSPRGDFTARPPATDDPGEVGEADFVFLGLKANSYASCGKLLAPLLGPDTAVVAAQNGIPWWYFHGLAGHPLEGQRIEAVDPGGAVSEVLDVRRAIGCVVYCSTEIEEPGVIRHLEGTRFSIGEPDGTISRRCRDLSAAMIAGGLKCPVEARLRDDIWIKLMGNVAFNPLSALTGATMAEICAHDDTRAVVAAMMAETVAIARAAGAEPSVSIEKRIDGARRVGHHKTSMLQDLEAGKALETDAIIGAVVELADLTGVPAPTLRNVYAAVDLLALNRARRIS from the coding sequence ATGAAAGTCGCTGTTCTCGGCGCCGGGGCCATCGGCGCCTATGTGGGGGCGGCCCTGCACAGGGCCGGTGTCGACGTCCATCTCATCGCGCGCGGCGCGCACCTGGCGGCCATGCGCCGCGACGGCGTGCGGGTGCTCAGCCCGCGCGGCGACTTCACCGCCCGTCCGCCGGCCACTGACGACCCGGGCGAGGTCGGCGAGGCCGACTTCGTCTTCCTCGGCCTGAAAGCCAACTCGTACGCGTCGTGCGGCAAGCTGCTCGCGCCGCTGCTCGGCCCCGACACGGCCGTCGTCGCCGCGCAGAACGGCATCCCGTGGTGGTACTTCCACGGCCTGGCCGGGCATCCGCTGGAGGGGCAGCGGATCGAGGCGGTCGACCCCGGCGGCGCCGTCAGCGAGGTGCTCGACGTGCGCCGCGCGATCGGCTGCGTCGTCTACTGCTCAACGGAGATCGAGGAGCCGGGCGTGATCCGGCACCTGGAGGGCACGCGGTTCTCCATCGGCGAGCCCGACGGCACGATCTCGCGGCGTTGCCGGGACCTGTCCGCGGCGATGATCGCCGGCGGGCTGAAGTGCCCGGTCGAGGCGCGGCTGCGCGACGACATCTGGATCAAGCTCATGGGCAACGTGGCGTTCAATCCGCTCAGCGCGCTGACCGGCGCCACCATGGCGGAGATCTGCGCGCACGACGACACCAGGGCGGTCGTCGCGGCGATGATGGCCGAGACCGTCGCCATCGCGCGGGCGGCCGGCGCGGAGCCGTCGGTGTCCATCGAGAAGCGCATCGACGGGGCGCGCCGGGTCGGCCACCACAAGACCTCGATGCTGCAGGACCTCGAGGCCGGAAAGGCCCTGGAAACCGACGCGATCATCGGCGCGGTGGTGGAGCTGGCCGACCTCACCGGCGTGCCCGCGCCCACCCTGCGCAACGTCTACGCGGCGGTGGACCTGCTTGCCCTGAATCGTGCTAGGCGAATATCGTAG
- a CDS encoding molybdopterin oxidoreductase family protein has protein sequence MGRRKREPYVRLTQPLVRDAGILRPASWDEALDRAAEGFRRNIAAGGANAFGMFSCARATNEMNYVAQKFARAVIGTNNVDSCNRTCHAPSVAGLAKVFGSGGGTSSYQEIEDADLIVLWGSNAREAHPIFFQHVLKAVHRGAKLYVVDPRLTSTAKWAHRWLRLNVGTDIPLASAIAREIIHSGLANRSFIERGTEGFEEYAASVEEWTLPVAELETGVPAELIRELAHAYARADRAQMSWTLGITEHHNGTDNVLSLINLSLLTGQVGRYGAGLNPLRGQNNVQGGGDMGAIPDRLPGFQDIEDASVREVFDAAWGAQIPPYKGWNLTQMLEAMERGDMTTVYIIGENPVQSEADCEHTVKRLSNLDHVVVQDIFLTKTAQLAHVVLPASAAWCETDGTFTNSERRVQRVRKAVDAPDGARDDIELLCELARRLGHDWHYDSAEQVWDEMRSLSPMHRGMSYARLADLGGIQWPCPDEDSLEPTYLHARLWETDPVKRGRPAPFSVLRHSPPVDELSPEFPLRLTTGRRLDSYNTGVQSGGFSSPLRRGETLDLCPQDASDLGVVEDELVQVSSRRGAIVAPVRIDEGLRPGLAFMTFHFPDEVDTNVITIEATDPVAGTAEYKAAAIRVDKLGSDKLVNH, from the coding sequence ATGGGCCGGAGGAAGCGGGAACCCTACGTCCGACTCACCCAGCCGCTTGTCCGCGACGCGGGCATACTGCGGCCGGCGAGCTGGGACGAGGCCCTGGACCGGGCCGCGGAGGGCTTCCGGCGCAACATCGCCGCCGGCGGCGCGAACGCGTTCGGCATGTTCTCGTGCGCGCGGGCCACCAACGAGATGAACTACGTGGCGCAGAAGTTCGCCCGCGCGGTCATCGGCACCAACAACGTCGACTCCTGCAACCGCACCTGCCATGCCCCCAGCGTCGCGGGCCTGGCCAAGGTGTTCGGCAGCGGCGGCGGCACGTCCTCCTACCAGGAGATCGAGGACGCCGACCTGATCGTGCTGTGGGGCTCCAACGCCCGCGAGGCGCACCCGATCTTCTTCCAGCACGTGCTCAAGGCCGTGCACAGGGGCGCGAAGCTCTACGTCGTCGACCCGCGGCTGACCAGCACGGCCAAGTGGGCGCACAGGTGGCTGCGGCTCAACGTGGGCACGGACATCCCGCTGGCCAGCGCCATCGCCCGCGAGATCATCCACTCCGGCCTGGCCAACCGGTCGTTCATCGAGCGCGGCACCGAGGGCTTCGAGGAGTACGCCGCGTCGGTGGAGGAGTGGACGCTGCCGGTGGCGGAGCTGGAAACCGGTGTGCCGGCCGAGCTGATCCGGGAGCTGGCCCACGCCTACGCGCGGGCCGACCGGGCGCAGATGTCGTGGACGCTGGGCATCACCGAGCACCACAACGGCACCGACAACGTGCTGTCGCTGATCAACCTGTCGCTGCTGACCGGACAGGTCGGCCGCTACGGGGCCGGGCTGAACCCGTTGCGCGGCCAGAACAACGTGCAGGGCGGCGGGGACATGGGCGCGATCCCGGACCGGCTGCCCGGCTTCCAGGACATCGAGGACGCGTCCGTGCGCGAGGTCTTCGACGCCGCGTGGGGCGCGCAGATCCCGCCGTACAAGGGCTGGAACCTCACGCAGATGCTGGAGGCGATGGAACGCGGCGACATGACGACCGTGTACATCATCGGCGAGAATCCCGTGCAGTCCGAGGCGGACTGCGAGCACACGGTCAAGCGTCTGTCCAATCTGGATCACGTGGTGGTGCAGGACATCTTCCTCACCAAGACCGCCCAGCTGGCGCACGTCGTGCTGCCGGCGTCGGCCGCGTGGTGCGAGACGGACGGCACGTTCACCAACAGCGAGCGTCGGGTGCAGCGGGTGCGCAAGGCGGTCGACGCGCCCGACGGCGCGCGCGACGACATCGAACTGCTCTGCGAGCTGGCGCGGCGCCTGGGTCACGACTGGCACTACGACAGCGCGGAGCAGGTGTGGGACGAGATGCGGTCGCTGTCCCCCATGCACCGGGGGATGAGCTACGCCCGGCTGGCCGACCTCGGGGGCATCCAGTGGCCCTGCCCGGACGAGGACAGCCTGGAGCCGACGTACCTGCACGCCCGGTTGTGGGAGACCGACCCGGTGAAACGGGGTCGGCCGGCGCCGTTCTCGGTGCTGCGGCACAGCCCGCCGGTGGACGAGCTCAGCCCGGAGTTCCCGCTCCGGCTGACCACCGGACGGCGACTGGACTCCTACAACACGGGCGTGCAGTCGGGCGGCTTCTCGTCCCCGCTGCGTCGCGGCGAGACCCTGGACCTGTGTCCCCAGGACGCCTCCGACCTCGGCGTCGTCGAGGACGAGCTGGTGCAGGTCTCGTCGCGGCGCGGCGCCATCGTCGCGCCGGTGCGCATCGACGAGGGGCTGCGGCCGGGGCTGGCCTTCATGACGTTCCACTTCCCGGACGAGGTCGACACCAACGTGATCACCATCGAGGCCACCGACCCGGTCGCCGGCACCGCCGAGTACAAGGCGGCCGCGATCCGGGTCGACAAGCTCGGGTCCGACAAGCTGGTGAACCACTGA